Genomic DNA from Spirochaetota bacterium:
TCTGGTGTTCGCAATTCTCTTTGTGCTCATCTGCTGGTTCGGCGTGAACATTCTCCCGGCGGCCAGAGGGAGCATGCATATCTATACGCGCTGACCGCTCTTCCTGAAATACTCGCACCAGCGCGTTACGGGGCAGAGCGTGCATCGCGGTCCGATGGGGCGGCATACATGCTGTCCGTAGGTGACAAGGACATCGTTGTAGATGCGCCAGTATTTTTTCGGCAGCTTTTCCCTGAGCGCCATCTCCGTCTCATTGGGCTCCTTCGTCCGCACATAGCCGAGACGATTCGATATACGGTGTACATGCGTATCGACGCATATGCCGTCCTTGTTAAACGCTTCCGTCACGACAAGGTTCGCTGTTTTTCTCCCGACGCCTTTCAGCGTAAGCAATGCATCGATGGTGTCCGGCACTTTCCCGCCGAAGCGCTCGATGATGTCCTTAGATGTCGTCAAGATGCTCTTCGCTTTCGTGTGATAAAAGCCGACGGGGTATATCAGTTTCTCTATTGTCTCCGGCGTAAGTCTCAGCATTCCTTCCGGCGTTCCCGCCTTGGCGAAGAGCCTCACTGACGCGTCGCGTGTCGTCGTGTCCTTTGTACGGAGCGAAAGCATCGTCGATATGAGTATGTGATACGGCGTTCCGCCCGCCATGCGTATCTCGGTGACGATAGGGTTGGGGAATTTCTTAACTTCATTGATGAGAAGCGGCATTATCTTCTCGATCGTTGCGTTCGTTATCATCCGATATATTCTTTTTTCGCCGGTTTCTTCGCCATCGCCTCAAGCGTCTGGATGTCCATTCGGTCGAATTCGAGTTTGATGATGATCGCTTCACGCGGCATGGAGTCGAATTGTATGCCGCTGACATGGAGGAGCGGACGCGACTGCCACCGCGAAGGAACGGTCTCAACGCGAGCGTTCAATCGGGCGCCGGTGTTAAGTACGGTGGCGCGCTTCGGTGCGATATCGATGGGGTAGAGAACGAAACCCGAGCTCGCCGGCGGCCGGTGGAAATGCACGTATATAGCATTGTCCTTCATGGTGAGCAGAAAGTCATCCGTATCGGTGAACTGTGATGCGCATTCTGCGCCGACGAATGCTTCCGATGTCTTTTTATACCACTTCCCGATCGCGCGGAGTATGCGCGCGCTTTCGGCGGGTATCGTGCCGTCGCCTTTCGGGCCGACATTGAGGAGATAATTACCCCCCATGGCAAGTATCTTGTCTATGCTTGCAGTGACAAAGTCGGATGAATAGTAGTCTTCGTCCGCGCGATAACCCCAGCTTTCGCGGCCGACGGATTGACATGCTTCGGTCGGGCGTGTGAACGCTTTCCCTGCAGGGACATGACGCTCCGGGGTATCGTAGTCTCCTTTATCATAGCCGCGGTCATTGATCATGATCCCCGGCTGCAGTTTTCGCAATTCGGCATTGAGCGATGGGTCATTACGCTTCGGGGGTATATCCCAGAAAAAGTTCGATATCTGTCCGTAATTTGTCGCGAGCTCGCGCATCTGTGCGCGAACATATTCGATATAGCGGTCTTCATCAGGCGTATCGCCTTCGTTGGGGGTCGGCAATTCGTGGTCGCCGCCTCGCGGTGCGTATGGGTGATGCCAGTCGGGGCATGAATAGTAAAGCCCGAGCTTTACGCCGGTCTTCGCACAGGCGTCCGCGAGCATGGCGAGTACATCGCGATTATACGGCGTGTTCATCACGTTGTATTCCGTCTGCTTCGTGTTCCACAGGCAGAAGCCGTCATGATGTTTTGTCGTAAAACAGATGTAGGACATTCCCGCATCCCGCACGAGTTTCATCCACGAAACGGGATCATACTTCACCGGGTTGAAGCGTGCGGCGAGTTTCACGTATTGTGCTTTCGGGATGGCACGGCGCCATTGGTCCTGCTCATGCCAGCCGTTGATGGAGTACAGCCCCCAATGTATGAACATGCCGAAGCGGTTCTCGAAGAACTCGCGTCCGTCGCCGAAGCGCATTACTATCTCCTGTCGGAAGTATCGTTATGGCACGCGCTTGGTTATCTTCGTACGGAACAATGAGAATTCGGTCTTCACGCCGCCGGCGGATATGCCCGGCTTCCCGCTCACCGCTCCGTTCCTGTTCCTGAACGTATAGGTCAGTCTGCATATCGTTTTCCCGTCCTCGGACTTTGCGGTGCCGATGACGCCTTTTTCGTTCATCTCGATACGCAGCACATAGGTCGAGCCGTAATTCCATGGCGTTGAGAACCCGCTTACCTCATCGGTCGTCACCGGTGATATATTGTTCGTATATCCCCACATCCCGTACATCTGCTTGAGCTCGAAGAAATTGCTGAGTTTCGATGCAAATTCCTTTGAGGGCCCGATGAGCGCGAACTGCCAGAAATTCGTGGGATTCTCATAGATGACGATGCCGCATGATTTCCAACTATCGGAGAGCGCGGCCTTCGGCACAAGCACTGCCTCGGCCTTCAGTTCCACGCCTGACGGCACGCCCTTGGCGAATACCATGACGCGGTCGCTCGGCGAATCATTGATGAATTTCCCGCCGACGATCTTCCAGTTGTTCGCAGCTATCCA
This window encodes:
- a CDS encoding alpha-L-fucosidase: MRFGDGREFFENRFGMFIHWGLYSINGWHEQDQWRRAIPKAQYVKLAARFNPVKYDPVSWMKLVRDAGMSYICFTTKHHDGFCLWNTKQTEYNVMNTPYNRDVLAMLADACAKTGVKLGLYYSCPDWHHPYAPRGGDHELPTPNEGDTPDEDRYIEYVRAQMRELATNYGQISNFFWDIPPKRNDPSLNAELRKLQPGIMINDRGYDKGDYDTPERHVPAGKAFTRPTEACQSVGRESWGYRADEDYYSSDFVTASIDKILAMGGNYLLNVGPKGDGTIPAESARILRAIGKWYKKTSEAFVGAECASQFTDTDDFLLTMKDNAIYVHFHRPPASSGFVLYPIDIAPKRATVLNTGARLNARVETVPSRWQSRPLLHVSGIQFDSMPREAIIIKLEFDRMDIQTLEAMAKKPAKKEYIG
- the nth gene encoding endonuclease III, yielding MITNATIEKIMPLLINEVKKFPNPIVTEIRMAGGTPYHILISTMLSLRTKDTTTRDASVRLFAKAGTPEGMLRLTPETIEKLIYPVGFYHTKAKSILTTSKDIIERFGGKVPDTIDALLTLKGVGRKTANLVVTEAFNKDGICVDTHVHRISNRLGYVRTKEPNETEMALREKLPKKYWRIYNDVLVTYGQHVCRPIGPRCTLCPVTRWCEYFRKSGQRV